A genome region from Coffea arabica cultivar ET-39 chromosome 7e, Coffea Arabica ET-39 HiFi, whole genome shotgun sequence includes the following:
- the LOC113701740 gene encoding uncharacterized protein isoform X1 yields the protein MSAPPSKRSHEEVGNGSGGVSGSHGLSSAPKFQHEDSSTFPGVMGRLESSTSGDFHSPYDIGQDARMPKLPRTESRDADRRSPLLPMYRVPSSSNDTHLDHPSGFESRLEFRDTKEGNKDPKFENRESKVEQRELHIGSRLDKDVKFDSRGDDNKATKHERETYPEHRADIKVDKESYGGASNHPNWKNSNEQHRGKRYPDASGGNVDPWQASRSSLHGPVEGVKESPNVEEREYAEAREAVGENKVDFKGENKLKERERKRKEVKQRDWGERDKERNDLRNALQLCSNSNSENKEPMREEREAERLDKERKDLLREKEKVKEREKDFMKKESGNGAEKESPHNDKEMVDVPSRAAELENPTSELKKQKDTDSWKNVDRDIRERKKERDAEEEGERYEKRNKNHDKESDEVCGEAEGGAEREREVFNYGVQQRKRMLRPRGSPQRTHRDPRFRSRNQDNEGKVAQCHLK from the exons ATGAGTGCTCCGCCTAGTAAAAGGTCGCATGAGGAGGTCGGAAATGGAAGTGGGGGTGTTAGTGGCAGTCATGGTCTTTCCTCTGCTCCAAAGTTCCAGCATGAGGATTCCAGCACATTCCCTGGTGTGATGGGTAGACTGGAGTCTTCAACCTCGGGTGATTTCCATAGTCCTTATGACATAGGGCAGGATGCTCGGATGCCAAAGCTACCGAGGACTGAATCTCGTGATGCAGATAGAAGATCACCTTTGCTTCCAATGTACCGAGTGCCATCATCTTCAAATGACACTCATTTGGATCACCCTTCAGGTTTTGAAAGCAGGTTGGAATTTCGAGATACCAAGGAAGGAAATAAGGACCCTAAGTTTGAGAACCGTGAAAGTAAGGTTGAACAAAGGGAGTTACATATAGGCAGTAGGCTTGATAAGGATGTGAAGTTTGACAGCAGAGGAGATGATAATAAAGCAACCAAGCATGAAAGGGAAACATATCCAGAACATAGAGCTGACATAAAGGTAGATAAGGAGTCTTATGGTGGGGCAAGCAACCATCCGAACTGGAAAAATTCAAATGAACAACACAGGGGAAAAAGGTATCCTGATGCCTCTGGAGGGAATGTGGATCCATGGCAAGCATCACGATCCAGTTTGCATGGCCCAGTTGAGGGTGTAAAGGAATCCCCAAATGTGGAGGAAAGGGAGTATGCTGAAGCACGTGAGGCTGTTGGAGAGAACAAGGTTGATTTTAAAGGGGAGAATAAattgaaagagagagaaaggaaaaggaaagaggtAAAACAAAGGGATTGGGGAGAAAGGGATAAAGAAAGAAATGACCTGCGAAACGCTTTGCAGTTGTGCAGCAATAGCAATAGTGAAAACAAGGAGCCAATGCGGGAAGAGAGAGAAGCTGAGAGGTTGGACAAGGAGAGGAAAGATCTTTTGAGAGAAAAGGAGAAagtaaaagaaagagaaaaggattTTATGAAAAAGGAATCAGGGAATGGAGCTGAAAAAGAAAGTCCTCACAATGATAAGGAAATGGTAGATGTCCCCAGCAGAGCTGCAGAGCTAGAGAATCCAACCTCAGaattaaagaaacaaaaggacaCTGATAGTTGGAAAAATGTTGACAGGGATATTagagagaggaaaaaggaaagagatGCAGAGGAGGAAGGTGAAAGATATGAGAAACGCAATAAGAATCATGACAAGGAGTCAGATGAAGTATGTGGTGAAGCTGAAGGGGGTGCAGAAAGGGAGAGAGAAGTTTTTAATTATGGAGTTCAGCAGCGTAAGAGGATGCTTAGGCCAAGGGGCAGTCCTCAACGTACTCATCGTGATCCTCGTTTTAGGTCGCGCAATCAAGATAATGAAGG AAAGGTAGCACAGTGCCACCTTAAATGA
- the LOC113701740 gene encoding uncharacterized protein isoform X2: MSAPPSKRSHEEVGNGSGGVSGSHGLSSAPKFQHEDSSTFPGVMGRLESSTSGDFHSPYDIGQDARMPKLPRTESRDADRRSPLLPMYRVPSSSNDTHLDHPSGFESRLEFRDTKEGNKDPKFENRESKVEQRELHIGSRLDKDVKFDSRGDDNKATKHERETYPEHRADIKVDKESYGGASNHPNWKNSNEQHRGKRYPDASGGNVDPWQASRSSLHGPVEGVKESPNVEEREYAEAREAVGENKVDFKGENKLKERERKRKEVKQRDWGERDKERNDLRNALQLCSNSNSENKEPMREEREAERLDKERKDLLREKEKVKEREKDFMKKESGNGAEKESPHNDKEMVDVPSRAAELENPTSELKKQKDTDSWKNVDRDIRERKKERDAEEEGERYEKRNKNHDKESDEVCGEAEGGAEREREVFNYGVQQRKRMLRPRGSPQRTHRDPRFRSRNQDNEG; this comes from the exons ATGAGTGCTCCGCCTAGTAAAAGGTCGCATGAGGAGGTCGGAAATGGAAGTGGGGGTGTTAGTGGCAGTCATGGTCTTTCCTCTGCTCCAAAGTTCCAGCATGAGGATTCCAGCACATTCCCTGGTGTGATGGGTAGACTGGAGTCTTCAACCTCGGGTGATTTCCATAGTCCTTATGACATAGGGCAGGATGCTCGGATGCCAAAGCTACCGAGGACTGAATCTCGTGATGCAGATAGAAGATCACCTTTGCTTCCAATGTACCGAGTGCCATCATCTTCAAATGACACTCATTTGGATCACCCTTCAGGTTTTGAAAGCAGGTTGGAATTTCGAGATACCAAGGAAGGAAATAAGGACCCTAAGTTTGAGAACCGTGAAAGTAAGGTTGAACAAAGGGAGTTACATATAGGCAGTAGGCTTGATAAGGATGTGAAGTTTGACAGCAGAGGAGATGATAATAAAGCAACCAAGCATGAAAGGGAAACATATCCAGAACATAGAGCTGACATAAAGGTAGATAAGGAGTCTTATGGTGGGGCAAGCAACCATCCGAACTGGAAAAATTCAAATGAACAACACAGGGGAAAAAGGTATCCTGATGCCTCTGGAGGGAATGTGGATCCATGGCAAGCATCACGATCCAGTTTGCATGGCCCAGTTGAGGGTGTAAAGGAATCCCCAAATGTGGAGGAAAGGGAGTATGCTGAAGCACGTGAGGCTGTTGGAGAGAACAAGGTTGATTTTAAAGGGGAGAATAAattgaaagagagagaaaggaaaaggaaagaggtAAAACAAAGGGATTGGGGAGAAAGGGATAAAGAAAGAAATGACCTGCGAAACGCTTTGCAGTTGTGCAGCAATAGCAATAGTGAAAACAAGGAGCCAATGCGGGAAGAGAGAGAAGCTGAGAGGTTGGACAAGGAGAGGAAAGATCTTTTGAGAGAAAAGGAGAAagtaaaagaaagagaaaaggattTTATGAAAAAGGAATCAGGGAATGGAGCTGAAAAAGAAAGTCCTCACAATGATAAGGAAATGGTAGATGTCCCCAGCAGAGCTGCAGAGCTAGAGAATCCAACCTCAGaattaaagaaacaaaaggacaCTGATAGTTGGAAAAATGTTGACAGGGATATTagagagaggaaaaaggaaagagatGCAGAGGAGGAAGGTGAAAGATATGAGAAACGCAATAAGAATCATGACAAGGAGTCAGATGAAGTATGTGGTGAAGCTGAAGGGGGTGCAGAAAGGGAGAGAGAAGTTTTTAATTATGGAGTTCAGCAGCGTAAGAGGATGCTTAGGCCAAGGGGCAGTCCTCAACGTACTCATCGTGATCCTCGTTTTAGGTCGCGCAATCAAGATAATGAAGG GTAA